A genomic region of Rhipicephalus sanguineus isolate Rsan-2018 chromosome 3, BIME_Rsan_1.4, whole genome shotgun sequence contains the following coding sequences:
- the LOC119388206 gene encoding conserved oligomeric Golgi complex subunit 7 — MNLSAFSNENFDSKEWINHAFQAPEAQENKEAYASEVAFKLQLFIQEMNSALEETAQQVQQNLPRVLREVETMQQEAALLKLQMAAVQKDIAKVEQDSSTSMRTLLELDTIKLRMLDANKALREADNWTTLSADVDQVFQSGDMQAITERLVGLQASLEILVDVPDYEQRLQKLESLKNQLEAMLSPLLVQAFTTQSIEAAKSYVRIFSDMRRMPQLLKYYHNCHRNKLVDAWRKIVDSEADDTFLEWLNNFYDVLIASWHSQVTWCSQVFPDPPAVFILSDVVVDAITNLDPSLQFCLEAAMKQQKSSTVYLTEILEVSEQLCKSLGHSISTANSDFMSSPHVVALMKSVFSMFHPHLENYDKLEEKCLLGELSLIPTQSDDIRDSVTLLSDSVSKVFGLAKEAEKRCSRLLHGCSYPELLKSIKALFRAYFELCHAVLMQLKSSSKLDELDSWTMFQYALKCMQTAGEISIQLAAFDKSITANIKTALKQLHIQKSTFDGSDEATEDKKGNILNDHSTLLLPSVMQRSLRDFATQVHLEDFVAFPESMRAIAKLCTEFTKFTFDTVFAEVQRHFSSVPSLKVWSLENPDGVLTTDLPAFSISPMEYITQIGQYLLTIPQHIEPFIVEENEALSTALKHSSLPHVIEGISTDHVADYLLGCVAQATMYTYIDTVMQIEKLTRQASAQLATDISYLCNVLDDLGLPPLESLQHLVALLKCPPEKFAATAVGKPNQLVQTVRMMRGIR, encoded by the coding sequence ATGAACCTTTCGGCGTTTTCTAATGAAAATTTTGACTCGAAAGAGTGGATCAACCATGCCTTCCAGGCGCCAGAGGCACAAGAAAACAAGGAAGCATACGCGTCTGAAGTGGCTTTCAAGCTTCAACTGTTCATTCAGGAAATGAACAGCGCCTTGGAGGAAACCGCCCAACAAGTGCAACAGAATCTACCAAGGGTGTTACGTGAAGTGGAGACAATGCAACAGGAAGCTGCGCTACTAAAATTGCAGATGGCTGCAGTGCAGAAGGACATAGCTAAGGTGGAGCAGGATTCATCGACGTCAATGAGAACTCTCCTCGAACTGGACACGATCAAGCTGCGGATGTTGGATGCCAACAAGGCGCTGCGAGAAGCCGACAACTGGACGACTCTGTCGGCAGACGTCGACCAGGTCTTCCAGAGTGGCGACATGCAGGCGATCACAGAGAGGCTCGTGGGCCTGCAGGCAAGCCTGGAGATACTCGTAGATGTTCCCGACTACGAGCAACGCTTGCAAAAACTGGAGTCGCTCAAGAACCAACTAGAGGCCATGCTTAGCCCGCTCTTGGTGCAGGCGTTCACGACACAGTCCATCGAAGCTGCAAAATCTTACGTGCGGATATTTTCCGACATGAGACGAATGCCGCAGCTACTGAAATATTACCACAACTGCCACAGAAACAAACTTGTCGACGCTTGGCGCAAGATCGTCGACAGCGAAGCCGACGACACGTTTCTTGAGTGGCTCAACAACTTCTACGACGTTCTCATAGCGTCTTGGCATTCCCAGGTGACTTGGTGCAGTCAGGTGTTCCCTGACCCGCCAGCTGTATTCATCCTGTCGGATGTCGTCGTCGACGCCATCACAAACCTGGACCCAAGTTTGCAGTTCTGCCTAGAAGCCGCCATGAAACAGCAGAAAAGCTCGACGGTTTATTTAACTGAAATACTGGAAGTCTCTGAACAGCTTTGTAAAAGCCTTGGTCATTCGATATCAACTGCTAATTCAGACTTCATGTCCAGCCCTCATGTTGTGGCTTTGATGAAATCCGTATTTTCAATGTTTCATCCACACCTCGAAAATTATGACAAATTAGAAGAAAAATGCTTGCTGGGAGAATTGTCACTTATACCGACACAAAGCGATGACATACGAGATTCAGTAACCCTGCTGTCCGACTCGGTTTCTAAAGTGTTTGGACTGGCCAAGGAAGCTGAGAAACGTTGCAGTCGTCTTCTTCATGGATGTTCGTATCCAGAACTGTTGAAGTCCATAAAGGCACTTTTTCGAGCTTATTTTGAGCTTTGCCACGCTGTCCTGATGCAGCTGAAGTCTTCATCAAAGCTAGATGAACTGGACAGTTGGACAATGTTTCAGTATGCCCTGAAGTGCATGCAGACAGCAGGCGAAATCTCAATTCAGCTTGCTGCTTTTGATAAGAGCATAACAGCAAACATCAAAACGGCACTGAAACAACTCCATATTCAAAAAAGCACGTTTGATGGGTCTGATGAGGCCACGGAAGACAAGAAGGGTAACATTCTGAACGATCACAGCACGCTGCTGCTGCCATCCGTCATGCAGCGCAGCTTGAGGGACTTTGCTACACAAGTGCACCTAGAAGACTTTGTTGCATTCCCTGAAAGCATGCGGGCCATTGCAAAGCTATGCACTGAGTTCACCAAATTCACGTTTGACACTGTCTTTGCCGAAGTGCAGCGCCACTTCAGCAGTGTGCCTTCCCTGAAGGTGTGGTCTCTTGAGAACCCAGATGGCGTTCTAACAACAGACTTGCCAGCATTCAGCATTTCTCCCATGGAGTACATCACACAGATCGGCCAGTACCTGCTAACCATACCACAACACATTGAGCCATTCATCGTCGAAGAAAATGAAGCTTTGTCTACAGCATTAAAACACAGTAGTCTTCCTCATGTAATTGAGGGGATTAGCACCGACCACGTGGCAGACTACCTCCTCGGTTGTGTAGCCCAGGCCACAATGTACACGTACATTGACACAGTGATGCAGATTGAGAAGCTGACACGGCAAGCATCAGCGCAGCTGGCTACTGATATCAGTTACCTGTGCAATGTGTTGGATGACCTTGGTTTGCCACCGCTTGAGAGCCTTCAACACTTGGTGGCCCTTCTGAAATGCCCACCCGAAAAGTTTGCAGCTACTGCAGTTGGAAAACCTAATCAGCTAGTACAAACAGTGCGTATGATGAGAGGAATACGGTGA